A region from the Aegilops tauschii subsp. strangulata cultivar AL8/78 chromosome 5, Aet v6.0, whole genome shotgun sequence genome encodes:
- the LOC109763229 gene encoding transcription factor HEC2 — protein MDFDLLMSSSPEAQLALMNTMLQLEQALNDQSMMMGDASPPISPVQTPSHSLSPPPHVSTTCMAADAGYFYHQDLQAHAAPAGYAGTGGVHQEYVVSPGAAIFDGAGGAPQGYSSPSSSDAMREMIFHIAALQPVEVDPEAVRPPKRRNVRTSKDPQSVAARLRRERISERIRVLQRLVPGGTKMDTASMLDEAIHYVKFLKSQVQSLELAAAATGAAAHRAAAFAYPALQHAPW, from the coding sequence ATGGACTTTGACTTGCTGATGAGCTCCAGCCCGGAGGCGCAGCTGGCGCTGATGAACACCATGCTTCAGCTGGAGCAGGCGCTCAACGACCAGTCGATGATGATGGGGGATGCGTCGCCGCCGATATCGCCCGTGCAGACCCCTTCGCACAGCCTCTCGCCTCCGCCGCACGTGTCCACGACCTGCATGGCCGCCGACGCCGGCTATTTTTACCATCAGGACCTGCAGGCCCATGCCGCCCCGGCGGGGTACGCCGGCACCGGGGGCGTGCACCAGGAGTACGTGGTGTCCCCGGGCGCCGCCATCTTcgacggcgccggcggcgcgCCGCAGGGGTACTCGTCCCCGTCGTCGTCGGACGCGATGCGGGAGATGATCTTCCACATCGCCGCGCTGCAGCCGGTGGAGGTCGACCCGGAGGCGGTGCGCCCGCCGAAGCGCCGCAACGTGCGGACCTCCAAGGACCCGCAGAGCGTGGCGGCGAGGCTGCGGCGGGAGCGCATCAGCGAGCGCATCCGCGTCCTGCAGCGCCTCGTCCCAGGCGGCACCAAGATGGACACCGCCTCCATGCTCGACGAGGCCATCCACTACGTCAAGTTCCTCAAGTCCCAGGTGCAGTCGCtcgagctcgccgccgccgccaccggcgcgGCCGCCCACCGCGCCGCTGCTTTCGCCTACCCCGCGCTTCAGCACGCGCCGTGGTAG